A single genomic interval of Spinacia oleracea cultivar Varoflay chromosome 6, BTI_SOV_V1, whole genome shotgun sequence harbors:
- the LOC110792159 gene encoding uncharacterized protein — protein sequence MLRVIQAQKVFEALECGEIESGQGLNQELGLGRPGQTRWGSHYKNILNITTLYSTIMKVLEMIGKNPLYADDRGKAQAIMEKFESFEFIFMTHLMLEIFGYTEFLSQSLQRKDQNIVNAMALVSLTKERLQKMRDHKWEVFFQNVCSFCAKHEIEVPDMDALYVPKGRSKRFFAKVTNLHRFRIEMFLSVIDLQLQELNNRFNEVNMKLLLCMACLSPTNLFSLFDEMKL from the coding sequence ATGCTTCGAGTAATTCAAGCTCAAAAGGTTTTTGAGGCATTAGAATGTGGTGAAATTGAAAGTGGGCAAGGTTTGAATCAAGAGCTTGGTTTGGGGAGGCCCGGTCAAACTCGATGGGGGTCACACTACAAAAATATTTTGAATATCACTACTTTGTATTCTACAATCATGAAGGTACTTGAAATGATTGGCAAGAATCCCTTGTATGCGGATGATCGTGGGAAAGCTCAAGCTATTATGGAGAAATTTGAGTCATTCGAGTTCATTTTCATGACACACTTGATGCTAGAAATATTTGGGTATACGGAATTCTTAAGTCAATCTTTGCAAAGGAAAGACCAAAATATTGTTAATGCCATGGCTCTTGTTTCTTTGACTAAGGAACGTTTGCAAAAGATGAGAGATCATAAATGGGAGGTATTTTTCCAAaatgtttgttctttttgtgCTAAACATGAGATTGAAGTTCCCGATATGGATGCCTTGTATGTTCCCAAGGGAAGATCAAAACGTTTCTTTGCTAAGGTTACAAATCTTCATCGTTTTCGTATTGAAATGTTTTTAAGTGTCATTGATTTGCAACTTCAAGAGCTTAACAATAGGTTTAATGAGGTGAATATGAAATTGCTACTTTGTATGGCTTGCTTGAGTCCCACCAATTTGTTTTCTCTTTTTGATGAGATGAAGTTGTAA
- the LOC130462942 gene encoding uncharacterized protein has product MNQNLSITQSLAKNSTKASALYKTRLTYSLRCLRFLLRQGLAFYGHDESEMSDNKGNFKELLLWLAENDKKAKKVVLKSAPGNNQMNAPSIQRELINCCAKETTKLIIEDFGDEFFVILADESSDISQQEQLALCVRYVCKQGRACERFIGIVHVEDTFALSLKKAIESLLMEHSLSLSKVRGQGYDGASNMRGEINGLKTVVMNDSPSAYYIVSDINFN; this is encoded by the coding sequence atgAACCAAAATTTATCAATCACTCAATCTTTGGCCAAAAATAGTACTAAAGCTAGTGCTCTTTACAAAACCCGCCTCACTTACTCACTTAGATGCTTGAGATTTCTTTTGCGACAAGGTTTGGCATTTTATGGCCACGATGAAAGTGAAATGTCAGATAACAAAGGGAATTTTAAAGAGCTTTTGTTATGGCTTGCGGAAAATGATAAAAAGGCTAAGAAAGTTGTCTTGAAGAGTGCCCCAGGAAACAATCAAATGAATGCTCCTTCCATTCAGAGAGAACTTATTAATTGTTGTGCCAAAGAGACTACTAAGCTCATTATCGAAGATTTCGGTGATGAGTTTTTTGTAATCTTAGCCGATGAGTCGAGTGATATATCCCAACAGGAGCAATTAGCCCTTTGTGTGCGTTATGTCTGTAAACAAGGGAGGGCTTGTGAGCGATTTATTGGTATTGTGCATGTTGAGGACACATTTGCTTTGTCACTTAAGAAAGCAATTGAGTCCTTACTTATGGAGCATTCTTTAAGTTTGTCTAAAGTTCGTGGTCAAGGTTATGATGGAGCTAGCAACATGAGGGGTGAAATAAATGGGTTAAAAACTGTGGTTATGAATGATAGTCCTTCTGCTTACTACATTGTTTCGGACATCAACTTCAATTGA